The Larimichthys crocea isolate SSNF chromosome X, L_crocea_2.0, whole genome shotgun sequence genome segment TTCaactaaagctccctgtgcTGTCTGGACAAACTTACAGTCTTTTTGTTAAGGTGGCATCAGTATAATCCATAGAAATAAACAATTTCTATACAATCTTTACATTCTGTCACCTCAAGAACTCTTTTAGTTAGCAGCATTATTGAAGTGAACATAGaaccatttaaaatattaatataagtATTGTTGTAGCCATTTAATAGTTTGTTATTTAAAGCATATTTTCCTCTTGTGTATGAACTCTGTTTAATAAATTAAGTTTGCCTTGCTATGCTtgcttgtgtgtgattgtatgtCTGACCCCTTTCTCATCCAGTCTCAGTGTTGGACCAGTTTACTCACAATCGTCAACGCACCTCATGGTTCAGTCACCGCTCTACCAGCGCCAAGCCCACAGTTTCTACAcgtatgtatttatgtttatttttcacagttttggtTTATTCTTTAGCagtagctgtttttttgtttttattcaatctTTTCTCTCCTTCGTGTCCGGACTTTAGGAAGCAAAGGATGTTGTGAATCTGATAGTGCTCGACCAGCAATGGACAAACATACAGATCCCACGAAACTTTCAGGCGGTACGCATGTGACAATCTTCACACCTATACTCAAACCCATAGACGTTAAGAGTGGGTAAGGAAGTAGActgtaatgtaaaatgtgtgtttgtgttcacaggTGTACCCAGATCAggccttgttgttgttggtaaCAGGAGCTTTAAGTTTGAGAATCCTTAATTCTGCTCTGAGTCCAGCGCTCCCCGTGCTGAACACGTTTAAGGTAATCTTCTGTTCCCCTCCTCCTGTTTTAGCTGACCGTTTTCACGTTCCTTATCACATCCTGTGCATCTGTGACTGAAACAATATGAATGACATCTCATgatatttctgtctctcaggacAACGCGTGGGCTCTCCAGTGGCTTTGGGACAGTTTGTCCTCCAGCGCAGAACGCCTCAGCTCCTTCCTACAGGAGCTCACACAGGAGATGACAAacatgtcaggtgtgtgtggacATCTTCCCTTCGTGACAAATCAATGCACTGAACTCTCATCAACCTCATCTGGGCGTTAAATCAACAAAAATAGGTTTTCACCAGGAGGACAGCACCTAGAAAATATTCCGATCTTTTACTTCAAAATGCTGAAATACAGAAGGATTTAACGTTTTAACTACTTTACATACAGTTAGCTAGTTTAgtccactggttctcaaactagAGTCACAATATAAAGATAAAAGTTACAGGAATTAATCAGACATTTCTGTTAATTATCTTGTTGCTGTTTACTTAATTGTTACTTTTTGTAAATTGTTAGATAATTTCAGAAATTAGGTCCAGAACCACTCCATGTTTTTCTCATGGAACGATTGTGGTTAAATATTTGTGAggtaaaaagtgaaatatttcccTCAGCTTTGTAGAAGTAGGGGAGCGCTACTGAACAATGTCGGAGTAACATGCGTTTCCCTTTAACTTAAATTAATACTTctaatacacaaaaacaaatatttacccTACCTGCCCAATATTATGAATTgtagaagaaaaatcaaataagtAAACTAACACCTCAAAGCTGTACTCAAGTACAAATGAATGTACTTGACTGGCTGACATTTATTCGATGCAGACGGGTTATTTGATGCAACATGAAAAAGTGTCGACCTCTAGTGGTAACAGGTAGGAATCGCACTGACTTGCGACCTCACAGATCTGTGCCGCTGCTCCCTAAAGGACTGCATGCTTTAATGTCTTTGTCAGAGTGTCTGAGACTCTCGTGACTGCAGGAAAAACATCTCTGTAGCTGCCAATGGTTGCTTATGAGAAGACCGTCCCTGCTGTGACGAATGTAGACGAGATGAGGCCTCCTCTTATTCAAACGTTCTGGACGTGTTCCAGACTGGAAAAATACTGTAGAGACTTTTTCCCAAAACTTATCCCCGAATCTTCAATTTTGAAGCAGAGCCAACCCCTTAGTCGCCCTTTTTGTCACCACTGGAGGGAATGATGTGCGCCTGACTCCAATCGAGataaaaaactttattgatcccacaccgaGAAATTCACTCGTACGGCAGCTTACAAACGCTGCACACTGTCTTTTAGGCCAGGTGTGTGATATTACTAAGATAGAGGGATGTTACCCTGCCACAGCACACTCAGTGGCTGAGGGACGTTATCTCCTGTCTCGACCTTGAAAAGATGCGCTACTCAGTCTGTAACTCAAACAAGAAGTTCCAAAAGGTGTGGGGACCTTTCCTAAAATACTTGAAGTCTGTACTGAAAGTCTGTGCCAGTTTATCAGTTCCTAAAATCTTCTTCTTTATTGActtattcacttttcttttctttattttgttatacTAAACCCGACTTCCAGCAGTCTTCTACAATACTCAACAGtcggtaacactttatttgaaggggtgttcataagactgacatgacattgtcataactatgacatgacacttgtcatgaacattaatgaatgtcaatgactgctgtcattaagtgtcatgcggtttcttatgtcatcttttactgtcaacttgacattgtttggggtgtctttgttataCTAAACCCGACTTCCAGCAGTCTTCTACAATACTCGACAGTCTTATGTAATTCTCCGTACATGGGGCTGTGATGCTGCTTTATCAAAGATCTCTACTctgtaaaagtgttttgttgtttgctgcaaAACTTGTAAActaatataaacatgtttatttgtgtgaacTGATATACTTGTTGTCTAAATGGACTGAAACTGAGCGGATGAGCAGATGCCAACATTTATATTAAGAAAACAAGGAAGCATTCATGTTTCAAACGAGGACAGAAGGCCGTGATTGTTTGTCGTTTCTGCTTAATTAAATGATTTCCGAGAAGTAAGAAGCAGCGTTCACAAAACTTCCAGGATGTAATCTACACTCATATCTGACTTGGATGTCTTACCTACTATATATGGACGCCTCACATCGTCTCTGCGGATTTGTATCACCTCACCTCTTTGCGTGTGCCGTCCATCCTTGTGCATGTACTGatacaaacacaatgacaggCTCATCACAGCATTTCTCTGTTGTGCCACTAGTGATCAGCTCTTGTTCTCGTGCACGGTCGGCTTTGAGGTACAACACAGCCACAAAACAtcgtgtgtctttgtctgtctctgtcagatgGGGATAGTTTGTTACCCTCTCTGCGTGCCCTTGTACCCACTCAGTCTTCTGAAACAGAGAACTGGGACCAGTGAGTCATATTTAATTCATAACTTCCTGCAGCAAAAACACCACAACCCCTTTTGAACTTGAAAGTTTTTGGCTGTGGATGTGATCTGTCGCCTTGTTTTCTATCATCTCTCCTGATGTGGTGGTGATCGGCACTGACTGTAAGTCGCTCTGTCACACGTGGTGATCCCTCGTGGTGTGTCTTGAATGTTGTGGTGGTGATTTAAACTtctgtcctctcttttctttccttgtgCAGGAAGTCCGGTGGCTCTTAGACTCTACCAAGTGTCGCAGTGTCAGCTGTAAGTCTCACAAATCTCATCAGACGCTCCTTCCTCTGGGCCCTCTCGTGTCTTTCTAAACTGTAGATAAAGGCACCATGTGCAGTATTTATCACTAAAGCACAATCTGAAATATGTTGAATGCTTTACTCTTCTCATTAAACAACCCAGTGTTGAAATGACTAATGATTGTACATAACATGGACccaacacattttcttcttcaattTAAATTCTGTATTCCTCTGTCTGTGGAAGTGATTGACTATGGAAGCCCTAAGCggtcatacattcattcatacattttatttgtaatctgttttcttgtgatatgattaatttaatttgttttccctcgatctcaagttatttatgtcgttatgttgaaataacaaatgtggGTATCCAGAGATAATTTTCTCGAGGATAGTGTAATATATTAAATCACTGCAGATGGACTAGACTGTCCTTTTGTTTCCTGGAGCTCTCAAATAAATGATGTCATTGTCTCGGGGGgggaaaacattttgtaatcacttttattatttcaaacacaagattttaaacaaattaaatgaacttaTCACGAtaaaactgaggaaataaatTCATGTATGACCACTTATGAGGGccataaaagaaatgtttagaCTATTAGACAACCTGATCTGTTTATTATGTACAGTCACTGTGCTGAGCTATCGTATTTGACCTGTGAGAAGTTAGAGAAACTtcatgaatgactgaatgaatgacagTTCATTGATTAATTGCcataacagtattttttttttctcctcagggCTGATTCTCTTTCACATGAATAAGTCTATTTGCACagaaaacaaccaaactgtAAGTGTCTCAGACCTGCAAACATTTCATATGAAGTGTCCTCGTCAACAGCAGCTGGcatttgttaaattattatttatattttttgtcctTGGTGGTTGTAGCTGATTCCACACTGATGTTACTGCCAAACACTGAAGGGAGTCGGTGTCTCCTCTGGACCGGGTCGAGGATCGCGGAGAGCTGACTGAGTGACAGATGAATGTGTCGGACAATGTTTCTACAGACACTACTTTCCTGGTGTCAACATCACTTTTCCTGTAATAACATTATACAGACACTTTATGTTACGCCCACGCTGATGGTCTAAACTCTGCACTGTgggattattttatttgaactgaTTGGTGTTTTGTGTTCTGCTTCTTAAACTATTAATCTTCTGACACATAATCAGTGATCCACTAACCtggaaatatttacttttatcaACGCTCAAAGTGACTGTGGTtaaataaaactggaaaatgtactgtatttgtgaaaataaagtGGATGATTGTCTAACTtgtaaaatatgactttattttcagagtaaatgtacacacactgaaatagGCTCAAATTTGCATCAAAACagtaacaaacataaaatacagtgtAAAACAAAGAGGCTGTGGCTCTGTCTTTAGCTCAGCTGCAGTTTAGAGTTCGTCTGGAACGAATCAATCATAATTAATTAGCAGGTTCTTCTTAACTGTTTAAAAACCGTCAATTTAAAAACTCTGTGTCGTTACAAAGGCAAGTATAGCATaagctgaataaaacatgtttagttCATTTAAAGTTATAGGACAGATGATCTTCAGACAAACTCCCAAGgaaaacattttgggaaatcaaCTGTAACTTCATGGACTCTGCACCGGTTGCCTGGCAAATGATCACCTGGCAACCAATCCTGATTTTGTGAggatcaaaaacaaaatgtgagcaCTGAGCTCATCATCTCTGCCATAaacttttatgaagcttataatgtttcagtttttgtcgacactgtgtttactgttgtgGTTGTACAgcagtgttaaactggactgagGTTACACATGAGAGGGACATGATATTAAAAACACCTCAACATGATGCAGCACAATGATAAACTGAAAAAGAGGAATAAATACCTCTGACgttgtcaacaaaaactgaaagctTTGAGTTGTATTCAATCACATTAGATTGTCCAGTcgtacctaatgaagtggcctcTTAACTGATGCACAAACAGATTAATATTGTGATATAAGTCGACTGAGAGGAGACAGAATTTTAATATAAACCCTGAGAACCAGTTTTAAACTGCAgctaaacatgttaaatattaaatcacaaAACAGCAGAGCTGAAAGACTAGCGTCGGGCttgtaaaagtaaataattacCGGTCCACGTAGATCTAAAACAATAATACCGTGCTGGTTTAACAGTAATCTGAGATGTGTTGTCTGATCCAGTGTTTATTTGTGGCTCAACTATCTTAAAATTCACGTGATTCAGTAACAAGCCTTcatcttaaaaacataaaacagtccAGTAGTTCAGCTGTCGAGGTGCCATTGAGGCACTAGTGCATTTGTGTCCAGATAAATGTCCCACAGCATCATGGGAGTAAAAATCATGCATACACACGTCGTTAAACactgcagataaaaacatataagTGTGACTGTCGTGTCTGACAGCGGCAGAGAAATCAGTGCAAATGTTTAAAGGTATCGCAACAGACTATCTTCATCCAGCGTCTatgttgcgtgtgtgtttctgtgcacgTGTGCTGAAGAGTAAGAGAATCTTAAAACCGGTGGTCCACGTCCGGCGTGGCGCTGTTTGATGAGGTCAGACAGGTAATGCACCACCCTCAGATCATTCTCACTGCTGCAGAATCCTCGCGTCAACAGGAAGTTGTCTTTCTCGGCCACGTCTTTGCCCCCGGCAGTGTTTGGACGCTGTTTTGCGAATGTGTACAGCAGAGCCTGGTTGGCCAGTGCGGTCAGGCAGCTCTCCAGGTGCAGCAGGTAGGTGATGCCTCGGCTGATGCCGGTGTGAGGGTTGGCCAGTCTGCTGACGAGAGAGCCCGAGTATGACGGACAGTGCAGCGTCCTCTGGTCCAGGTCCAACAGAGCCAGATAACGACTGTAGCGGGTCAGAGAGTGAAGAACGCTGGCCGACGTGGTGGACTGTGATCtggtggaaaaagaaaacaagagttATTTAGCTTTTAATTTGTTCGTGCAGTCTCGAAACATCAGATATTTTACTGCCTTGTacatttaaagaagaagaaaggggtCAACGTGCTCCTTATTTTTGCAGACAGGGTTGCAGACACAATTATGTACGAGGAGTAGCAGGAAACTCCCTAGAATGAGGTCAGGTTGACgccattaaaaacagagaatCATCCAAAAGTATACACCATTATGTAGTATAATGGTGTATAAAAAGTTTGTTGTGAGATCAAAGGTGGGAGTGATAAGCTCCACAATAAGAGAATATGAAGGACATAAAAGATAGTGGACTGTGAGAGCAAGTCCGCTGCTCGTTTCTAAAATAAACTTATATTGAACTGTTGGCGACTTGTACAGGGTGTAACCAGCCTCTTGCCCAGCCCCCTGTAACCCTGATGGAGATAAGCAGTTATTGAAAATGGACAGATaagatgatttgttttaaaactaaatgtctgcttgtgtttcttttcctaTTGGACTTGGGCTGTAGCAACAATGCAATGTTTCCAGATATCATCAGTTAATTTGGCGATCTGATATTTGGAGAACTAATCTCGTCTCGCCTCAAGAACCTCGAGACCTCTTTAGCTTTTAAACGCTCTGCTTAGTTCAACAGCTAGTTGCTTAGTATGACAGTACCTAAAGGGAGAGTACAGTCAGTTTAttaacactgaaaacagctgcctgctgctggatgagcgcttctctgttttctcattattattttctaaaaaCCTTCCCTGTTAGGCAACATTGCAACAAAGAGCCATGCCTCgaaataacacaacaaatattACCAGCTTCAATATGCTCTGTGGTTATTGCAGCATAGTGTAGTAAGTCTTTGTTTTAgattaaacagaaatataaaaaggtgCTATGGACGAAGAAGCTTTTGATACTGAAGATGCAGgagattaaatacattttctttaggACTCTGTTGATTGTGGATCTGGTATTGacataaaactaaatgtaaaataaaacaaacatcagattaCAAAGGCAGGTAGGTGATCAGCAGTCTCATGGAGCACCTGTGTATTCCTATCAGTCTCCAGGTAAGCAGGTCGGTCAGCTGCAGCGGCGTGGTCAAACACGACATCGCAGCATTCCCATCAGGACCAGGAGCAGGCAGGAAGAGACTCAGAGCGTCCACCAGTTTTCTAACCAAACCCTCGTCTCCTCCGACGACGACCAGCGGCCGGCCGCTCAGGAGACAGAACACGGCATGCTGGCAGAATGAGTTCTGTTTGAGGAACCTGAGTGCTCGGAGTCCagccttccttctcctcctcttgtcgGAGCGAGTGCTGGTGTGGACATTTAAGGTGGGAGAGGGCAGATCTGAGGAGCCGTTGAAGCTGGTGCAGTCAGACGCCTCGTCGATGCTCAGCAGCCTGACAGGAGCGCAGGGCGGAGTCCAGCCGTCAGCATCAGCCAGGGTAACAGGAGGAGCGAAGTTCACATGAAGGTCGGGCACCGACTGCGCCGCCTGATGGACTTCAGACCACTGAGGCGTCGACTCCACCGCTTCTTCAACTAACAACAGTAATAAGAGGTTGTGTTAAAGGATGTTATGTGACATTTCTGCCAACACATCCACATAAATGTTACAAACTTCTCTCTTTAAAGATTTATTACAAACAGCATCTTAGTTTGTTCagtaataataacataacattacaGGAAAAGGAAGTGACTGTCAGCTGTAAACATCCATCAGAATTTGTTGACTGACTTCCTTGTTCAGCTTTGATTTGACATACTAACGCACTTATGTGTCCGCTTACTTTTTtaccttcaaattaaaagtggTTTAGATGGTGGTGTTTCCAGATATCAGCTATTAATTTGGTGAGAATCATAACCAATAAAGACGATAATGTTCACTCAAGGACCTCTCGTGTTTCCAGTGAttcatagtttttgttttataccaCCATTGTCTGCTCACTCCTCTTAACCGGCTGGTAGAGGCACAGTGTTCGCCATTTTATGACATGTGCTACAACACTTCCCACAATCAGCGAGGCTAAAAACAGGGATTACCTAGTCTGTtagaagtatttttttttccgtgGCTCAAAAACTGCAATCCATAAAAAAGTTTGGTCTCATCTTGAATTAGAGTGCAGATGAATTCCACAACTATCCACTAAAGTTCAGCATGATATGAGATAAATAAATCcacgtttttttgttgtttaagattaAGATTTACAAATCTTCTAGTTTCATCAGTTCTGTCCACTGTTGTGAGCTGCCACTCACTTATGCCACAGGGCATAAAAGAGAAAGCACCGTGAGAGGAAGTCAAGTTGCTCAATGGAGCAAACTGTTTATCTAGTTCGGCTTATTTACAGGACTAAGATCCATTTGGATGTTAGTATGTTCACCGCGCTCCATTTTGGTCTCCGCTATCAACGCTGGAGGggaatatctgtctctttagctgctaaatgctccacttaGTTCACCTGCTAGTATGTCTGTACATACAGTTAGAGTACAGTCAGTTCacagctctctgctgtttgtcagaGATAACGGACTGGAAGAGTCGggttataaaaaacaaacaaacaaatggaaaaaaagagagatataAAGATATGTTCTTTCAAACTCTGTATCCTTTCTCATCCTCATGCAACGAGCCCATCACAGCGTGAAGTGGGtgaaaatcattgtttttttaaatatacaaaacaagcagagaggaagtgacaagcacttcctctctgcttgttttgtatatttaaaaaaacgatGATTGAAAATGTTGTACGAGTTGTATTACCTTGCAGTAGTGTGGATGCCTTCTCAGGTTTGTCTTCATGGATTTCATTGCTCTTCAAACACTCAGTGACCTGCTCCTCCTTGATTACAACCTCATCACGAACAGTTATTTGCTTTAAGGATTCATCTCTGTCACCACAGTCGTCATCGTCCTGAACATGCCGTTGGTTTTCATCCTCGTTTAATGAAGTTACTGCCGTTGAAACCTTTTCCTCTTTGAGGACATCGGACGACTTCTCATCGTCAAAGTCGTTACTCGGAGGTTGGTGCtctgcttcttcctctgtgaTGGCGGTGAGGTCGTCAGGAAAGATGGACTCAGTTGTGCTGAGTACCTCGATGCTGTCCTCACTGTTGGCTCGTCTGGCGTACGCTCGCCCACGCCTGACGCCTGCATCTACAGCGGCTCGCTTGTACGAGGCGTCCATGATCCCAAGTGGAGTTTCTGTTAAAGAGGGGCAATCATTTCATCTATACGAAGGTCAAAATAGAGAAAAACTTTCATCACAATTTCCTAAAGCCCAAGATAAATCtataaattgcatttttcttgaCACCACAAGCCATAAAACTCAAAGATGTTCCTACCTCTGCTGTCAGATCCAGCAACGTCATGCTGCGTCCGATAAGACTTCTCGGTCCCGAGCACTTCAATGCTGTCGCCGCTGCTCACGCTTCCTGTCATTTCCATGAGAACATTGGGGTCAggggtcattgtcctgcttTCTCCTGCCTCCAGTTTAATCGGGATCTCCTCCACGCAGGACGAGAAAGATTCCAGGCTCATCGGTTCTGATTGAAACCCCTCGCCGCCGCTCTGACTCCCCGTcgctctctgcagctctgcctcggcgctctctttctcctcctcatctccatcCTCTGGGCTCCACAGCTCGAACAGAAAGTTGATGAGGTTGAGCTTCTTGGACAAGGAATGCGTGGTGCGAACAGTTCGCAGTACACTCCTGTCACCGCGTAGGCGGCGCTCCGTGTCGGCCAGCTGCTCCTTCATCAGTGACAGGAAGTAGCTGTTGCAAAGCTCCTGCAGAGGCTTCAGACGGCGCTCAGacctgcaggaggtggaggtggagaaggaaaaggaaagacaCGGCTCAGGAGGCAGGGACGCAGTCGGATCAGTGAGGGAGTCAGCTGGGTCATACGGCAGAAAGTCCGGCTGTTTCATCTTCCTGTTTGGGTAGGACGTGACCTGGCGGAGAAGGTCTCTGTGATTTAAGATTGAACGCTCCACGGCTTCAAGCTCATCTGATTTTCCTCCAACCTCTGTGAGCCCATTTTCCATCCTTGGACGTTCTGCctcctgcagcagacacagTCGGGTgtacctgacacacacagagttataTTTAGTCAGCAGACTTAGAGAGTAACTGCTTCACTGCCCTTAAAAGTTTCATCTTTGACCACATCCAGCATCACTGATGAGTCCTGGTGTACACCTGTGTGTCACAGCAGCAACGCCAGTGAAACCAAGATGTGTTGTGctacactttaaactacaaTTTCTACTTTCCATGTAGCTATACGGGTATGATTTTGCCACTTCCAACATGTATTGCATGGATTGTATGTGTGATTTACACATGTGGGCTCACATCCATGTATGCAGTATGTTATTTGTCATGTAAAACCGTAAAATATTTTCAGGCTCCAGCTTCTGAAACGTGTTTTACATCGATATAAATCAAATATCTTGATCAGATTTGAgacagttgttgctgttgtgatGTCTACTTGGACTCAGGCAAACTGTAAAGTGGATGCTCCTCACTGGTTGGGTTGTAGGAGAGAACAAATTATACTTTACACATCTGCTACTCATATCTGCAAAGCTGATCCaaatgaatttgaatttgaatatgTCGATATGTCAACATCGAAACACTTTCACCTAAAGTGACTGATTAGACTTCTCCTCagagctgtgtgggtgtgtacagACTAAAATCTATTGACGTAACTGTCACTCACCTGTTAGCTTCGTTGCAGGGCTGGACAAATCATACATTAATCGTTCTAACTGGTACACAGTCTGGTGACTTCATATATTCCCAGTGTAGCACCGGTGTGACTTACTCTGGCTGATCAGACCTCTGCTAAAGGTGCAGTCACTTTAGGTTTCCATCCTTCCTGCGCACTGGTTTATATTCTGGTCGTGTTAATGTGGTACTAATGTACGAAATATGGTGAAACAGGCTagaatatttctacattttgaaaacacagtgtttctacTGGCCAACCAGGCACATCCGCCAAGTTAAAGCTGAACAAAGGTGAAGGACAAGTTCaccacaaacaaccattcaccctcacattcacaccgatgggcaatttagagttaccaattaacctgaatgtctttggactgtgggagaacatgcaaacagaagaccggaaccttcttgctgtgagtcatgcaccaccgtgccacatcaaaaacaggaaatgcacACAGTCACGTGGGCTTCAATAGTGAACGAGAAACAGAGCAAATATTTGTAAAGGGAAGTGTGACTCTCCTGAATTTGTCGTTACTTAATCGGTTTCTTTGAAAGATATCTGTGATAAACTAATATCCAATAAGTTCCCAGTGTTGCATGCTGATGAATCAGTCAGGCTCCAacacatgtgtacatgtatattctTATTTCATCAAAGCACATCTTGAACTTACTCTAGTTCTTGTaatttcctctgcagctccatAGAAAACGcttgtctgtttcctgtcttgaGGCTGTCAGAGGCCTGAGAGAAGCACGTCGACAGCTCGCAGAAGTTCTCCATCAGCTTCGCCTGGTCTGAGCACACGTACGCCATGCAGAAAGGACGCACCATACCTCGAGCCTCCAGGTCATACAGGGTCATGTGGTGTACATACGCGAACGCATCCTCCCCTGAATCTCCCAGAATCACTTTGGAGTCCT includes the following:
- the smcr8b gene encoding guanine nucleotide exchange protein smcr8b; the protein is MIGSPDLLAFTGTEGFGEGGEEEQEALPEEFSIPLTPPSHPWTSSARFHRDFILVAEFSEQVGPKPVLTIPDDPRVIGSFDLNHFSVRIMSVDYQASGPGHVPPASPGPRLNFSEDSKVILGDSGEDAFAYVHHMTLYDLEARGMVRPFCMAYVCSDQAKLMENFCELSTCFSQASDSLKTGNRQAFSMELQRKLQELEYTRLCLLQEAERPRMENGLTEVGGKSDELEAVERSILNHRDLLRQVTSYPNRKMKQPDFLPYDPADSLTDPTASLPPEPCLSFSFSTSTSCRSERRLKPLQELCNSYFLSLMKEQLADTERRLRGDRSVLRTVRTTHSLSKKLNLINFLFELWSPEDGDEEEKESAEAELQRATGSQSGGEGFQSEPMSLESFSSCVEEIPIKLEAGESRTMTPDPNVLMEMTGSVSSGDSIEVLGTEKSYRTQHDVAGSDSRETPLGIMDASYKRAAVDAGVRRGRAYARRANSEDSIEVLSTTESIFPDDLTAITEEEAEHQPPSNDFDDEKSSDVLKEEKVSTAVTSLNEDENQRHVQDDDDCGDRDESLKQITVRDEVVIKEEQVTECLKSNEIHEDKPEKASTLLQVEEAVESTPQWSEVHQAAQSVPDLHVNFAPPVTLADADGWTPPCAPVRLLSIDEASDCTSFNGSSDLPSPTLNVHTSTRSDKRRRRKAGLRALRFLKQNSFCQHAVFCLLSGRPLVVVGGDEGLVRKLVDALSLFLPAPGPDGNAAMSCLTTPLQLTDLLTWRLIGIHRSQSTTSASVLHSLTRYSRYLALLDLDQRTLHCPSYSGSLVSRLANPHTGISRGITYLLHLESCLTALANQALLYTFAKQRPNTAGGKDVAEKDNFLLTRGFCSSENDLRVVHYLSDLIKQRHAGRGPPVLRFSYSSAHVHRNTHAT